A genome region from Arachis duranensis cultivar V14167 chromosome 8, aradu.V14167.gnm2.J7QH, whole genome shotgun sequence includes the following:
- the LOC127741134 gene encoding xanthine dehydrogenase 1-like: MISSTHAPQKHQKYVSHVLGLPMSKVVYKTKRIGGGFGGKETRSAFIAAAASVSSYLLNRPVRLTLDRDVDMMITGQRHSFLGKYKVLLISNTLVKLVWFFERQNVAVNFFFPL, encoded by the exons ATGATATCATCTACTCAT GCCCCTCAGAAGCACCAGAAATATGTTTCTCATGTTCTTGGTCTCCCCATGTCAAAGGTAGTGTACAAAACAAAGCGAATTGGTGGTGGATTTGGGGGGAAGGAGACAAGGTCAGCCTTTATTGCTGCTGCAGCTTCAGTTTCATCATATCTGTTAAATCGGCCTGTGAGGCTCACACTTGACCGAGATGTTGACATGATGATAACTGGGCAACGCCATAGTTTTCTTGGGAAGTACAAGGTATTGCTAATATCAAATACATTGGTAAAACTGGTGTGGTTCTTTGAACGTCAAAATGTtgctgtaaattttttttttcctctttaa